From Mycolicibacterium nivoides, a single genomic window includes:
- a CDS encoding bifunctional allantoicase/(S)-ureidoglycine aminohydrolase, giving the protein MTTASYYTPRGGLPPQTDLLTDRAIVTEAYTVIPRGVLSDIVTSVFPEWTDTRAWIINRPVAGGATTYYQAIVEVKPGGGAQRPEPQPEVQSFLFVTSGALTVDAAGQSQTLTEGGFAYLPAGTDWSAHNNGGADATFVWIRKRYEAIEGHPVSVKFGNEQDIAPSAMPGTDGKWRTTRMLDPQDLGYDMHVNIVTFEPGATIPFAETHVMEHGLLMLEGKAVYHLNGDWVEVQEGDFLSLRAFCPQACYAGGPSNFRYLLYKDVNRQIML; this is encoded by the coding sequence GTGACCACTGCGTCGTACTACACGCCCCGCGGCGGCCTGCCCCCGCAGACCGATCTGCTGACCGACCGTGCCATCGTCACCGAGGCCTACACGGTGATCCCGCGCGGCGTCCTCTCGGACATCGTCACCTCGGTGTTTCCGGAGTGGACCGATACGCGCGCATGGATCATCAACCGACCGGTCGCCGGTGGTGCGACGACGTATTACCAGGCGATCGTCGAGGTCAAGCCGGGCGGCGGGGCGCAGCGACCCGAGCCGCAGCCCGAGGTGCAGAGCTTCCTGTTCGTCACCTCCGGTGCGCTCACGGTCGACGCGGCAGGCCAGTCGCAGACACTCACCGAGGGCGGCTTCGCCTACCTTCCGGCAGGCACCGACTGGTCGGCCCACAACAACGGCGGCGCCGACGCGACGTTCGTCTGGATCCGCAAACGCTATGAGGCCATCGAGGGCCACCCGGTATCGGTCAAGTTCGGCAACGAACAGGACATCGCACCCTCAGCCATGCCGGGGACCGACGGCAAATGGCGCACGACACGCATGCTCGACCCGCAGGACCTCGGGTACGACATGCACGTCAACATCGTCACCTTCGAACCCGGCGCGACCATTCCGTTCGCCGAGACCCACGTCATGGAACACGGTCTGCTGATGCTCGAGGGCAAGGCCGTCTATCACCTCAACGGCGACTGGGTGGAAGTGCAGGAAGGCGACTTCCTCTCGCTGCGCGCCTTCTGCCCGCAGGCGTGCTACGCCGGCGGGCCGTCCAACTTCCGATACCTGCTGTACAAGGACGTCAACCGACAGATCATGCTCTGA
- a CDS encoding DUF6986 family protein encodes MTRRLDDAVLADVDRRLSAADAQLVNQYPGDDGRRQPIHTVYIPGNRYSATMPADWGSTAVAAAKDAGGLDAVAALVGASSETDCAPETLAALVENKLATEPIEDLRIDFEDGYGTFDDATEDADVAQAVAALRIALDARTSTPFVGTRFKCFESGTRARGLRTLDMFVSGLVDSGGLPDGLTLTLPKVTSVDQVEAMVVVAGALERANGLLAGRIRFEVQVETPQAILGADGRAPVAQFVHAGQGRVSSLHYGTYDYSASLGIAAAYQSMEHPAADHAKNVMQLAVAGTGVHLSDGSTNILPVGDPDNVAMAWKLHARLVRRHLERGIYQGWDMHPAQLVTRYLATYAFYRGAFAPAAKRLRNYVHRLDSTVMDEPATARALANVIHRGSVCGALTADEIETATDLPTSTVRDIALGHTTRSNQ; translated from the coding sequence GTGACACGACGCCTCGACGATGCGGTGCTGGCCGACGTCGACCGCCGCCTCTCGGCCGCCGACGCACAACTGGTGAACCAATACCCCGGTGATGACGGCCGTCGGCAGCCGATCCACACCGTCTACATCCCGGGCAACCGGTACTCGGCGACGATGCCCGCTGACTGGGGCTCCACCGCTGTTGCAGCCGCGAAAGACGCAGGCGGGCTCGACGCGGTGGCCGCACTCGTCGGTGCGAGCAGCGAAACCGACTGTGCGCCCGAGACGCTGGCAGCCCTCGTCGAGAACAAGCTGGCCACCGAGCCGATCGAAGACCTCCGGATCGACTTCGAAGACGGCTACGGCACCTTCGACGATGCGACGGAGGACGCCGATGTCGCACAGGCGGTTGCAGCACTGCGGATCGCGCTCGACGCACGCACCTCGACGCCGTTCGTCGGCACCCGCTTCAAGTGCTTCGAATCAGGCACCCGTGCGCGCGGACTGCGCACGCTCGACATGTTCGTCAGCGGACTCGTCGACTCCGGCGGCCTGCCCGACGGCCTCACCCTCACCCTCCCCAAGGTGACGTCCGTCGACCAGGTTGAGGCGATGGTCGTCGTCGCGGGCGCCCTCGAGCGTGCGAACGGACTGCTGGCCGGCCGCATCCGCTTCGAAGTGCAGGTCGAAACACCCCAGGCGATCCTCGGCGCCGATGGCCGCGCACCCGTTGCCCAGTTTGTCCACGCCGGCCAGGGCCGCGTCAGCTCGCTGCACTACGGGACCTACGACTACTCGGCGTCCCTCGGTATCGCCGCCGCCTACCAGTCGATGGAGCATCCGGCGGCAGACCACGCCAAGAACGTCATGCAACTCGCCGTGGCAGGCACCGGTGTTCACCTGTCCGATGGCTCGACCAACATCCTGCCGGTCGGCGACCCCGACAACGTCGCCATGGCCTGGAAACTGCACGCGCGCCTCGTCCGGCGCCACCTGGAACGCGGCATCTACCAGGGCTGGGATATGCACCCCGCCCAACTCGTCACCCGATACCTGGCGACCTACGCGTTCTACCGCGGTGCCTTCGCGCCGGCCGCGAAGCGCCTGCGCAACTACGTCCACCGGCTCGATTCGACCGTCATGGACGAGCCGGCCACGGCCCGCGCACTCGCGAACGTGATCCATCGCGGCAGCGTGTGCGGCGCGCTCACCGCCGACGAGATCGAGACCGCCACCGATCTTCCCACCTCCACCGTGCGCGACATCGCGCTCGGCCACACAACCAGGAGCAATCAGTGA
- a CDS encoding IclR family transcriptional regulator, producing MAEKTGGVQSVERAFELMELIGRAGGECSLTELSAESPLPPPTIHRFLRTLVGIGYVRQLPNRRYALGPRLIRLGEVANRQLGAVAAPVLQSLVDELSETASLAVLDGDMVIYTGQVLPSKLMRPNNEVGKRVGLHTSGVGKAVLGELDDARILKLVTQSGLPAPTENSASTLSAVFANVERVRIDGYAIDNEELEIGVRAVAMAVPGAPTPMAIGISGPSAHITEELIARAVPALKKATGVISEALIGAKER from the coding sequence ATGGCGGAGAAGACAGGCGGCGTGCAGTCGGTGGAGCGCGCGTTCGAGTTGATGGAGTTGATCGGGCGTGCTGGAGGAGAGTGCTCGCTGACCGAGTTGTCGGCGGAGTCGCCCTTGCCACCGCCGACCATTCACCGTTTCCTGCGCACACTGGTCGGAATCGGCTACGTGCGCCAGCTGCCCAATCGCCGCTACGCCCTCGGGCCGAGACTGATTCGGCTTGGTGAAGTGGCGAACCGCCAGTTGGGTGCGGTCGCAGCTCCGGTACTGCAGTCGTTGGTCGATGAATTGTCGGAGACGGCAAGTCTCGCGGTGCTCGACGGTGACATGGTGATCTACACCGGGCAGGTGCTGCCTTCGAAGCTGATGCGGCCGAACAACGAAGTCGGCAAGCGCGTCGGCCTGCACACGTCCGGCGTGGGCAAGGCCGTTCTGGGTGAGTTGGACGATGCGCGCATTCTGAAACTGGTCACGCAGTCCGGACTTCCCGCACCGACCGAGAACAGTGCGTCCACCCTTTCTGCGGTCTTCGCGAACGTCGAGCGCGTGCGCATCGACGGCTATGCGATCGACAACGAGGAGTTGGAGATCGGTGTTCGCGCCGTCGCGATGGCGGTGCCCGGCGCTCCGACGCCGATGGCAATCGGCATCTCCGGGCCCTCGGCTCATATCACTGAGGAATTGATCGCTCGAGCCGTTCCCGCACTGAAGAAGGCGACCGGCGTGATCTCGGAAGCCCTCATCGGGGCGAAGGAGCGGTAG